Part of the Henckelia pumila isolate YLH828 chromosome 2, ASM3356847v2, whole genome shotgun sequence genome is shown below.
ataaaaattatttaataaaaatagtactaaaattcaccactgaaaaacataaaagaaacagagtttttttaaaaattctttaaaatatccataaagactcagccggcggtcacgggggatcactgcatgtccgctcatacgtcctcaccaccggtaggaactacatcttcctctacgtactcacctgcaccatataagtgtagtgagcctagaggcccaacatgctaacataacaagggtttaaaataatttaaatcactggaatactaatacataacatatacatgaatgagcatgcttaaaaatcatgaatcatgactgaaaatcttgcttaaacttgatcttatatataatcatatattacatacataaacattgttgagcataacattttctaacatcgcatggtcatatccatagtgtaaccttaaacttaaaagttcgactgatcagtctcttagaaccaacgtacgcggcggtgacgaatcacctcctactggtagtaaactacccttaaattgacagtaaactgcccttaacatgtggggactggtcccccttaaattgtcacactacttcaacttccaacataaaattattttctagctcaaccttaaacattaaatcatgccataaaattatttcatgaatgcatgcactgaaaatatgtccgtaatatatatttaattaatttttgataatataatatacttatacttaaaatagactttatgcatgaaaataattaaatatatatcccggacttatttatttttcatgggttggtccagactgctggtcactcactctaagcccattaaacttaaataaaatcccaataatcatatcttagcccaaataacttaattaaacttaattgggcctaaataaaaatatttaagcccattaacttaattaagcccaataaaattctagactggcccaaaaatccactgattggcccaaaaattctcatgggctcccaagcccataaaatcattgggctaacttaaataaattatttaaagcctaaataaaattatttggaggcccaaataattttctaactaattaataaaagcccaaaacaaattaatctcttaattaattaaaaattaaaatactcgagtccggcccacctaacccggacatGGAATCACTTGACCCGACCGTAAACTCTACTGACCCGACCCTgaccccaagacccgacccagcACCCAGCCCCAGCCCAAAACCCGTACCCCCCCTCCCTACTCCCTtcggctgcgcgagcagcagccctttcagggctgctgccgccttgctccggccatggccggccggagcaccgccggcaggaccttccaaggtcctgccggtcctaacctACCATGGATCGGTCCCAGCCATGCCCCATACAGCAGGACCGAGCCCCTCTTCCAACAACCCTAAACTGTGCACCCCAAGATAACCAGCTGAGATGGCTTCGTTCCTAGCCCTTCCTGGTTCGATCCCACTGAGCCAAATGACTCCTAGGACCCTCACTCACACCCTTACACAACCAGCAGCAGTGTGGTCCCTCCCATGGCTGAAAAACGTGGCTATGTCCAAGAAAACAAGcaaaaacatgaataaaaacATGACTAAACATGCAATCTTCAAATTTCCAGATTTTCTAACGTAAAAATCGTGGTGATTCTGATGAAAAGAGATTTAATAGCTTATATAGTGTAGAAGAAAAGGAATCAAACATGCCTTTATAATTGTTTGAAGTAGGTTGATGCGTATaagggctccgggacgacgaacgaaccaAAAACTCGATAAATCTTCAAAGAACGAgttgatcggctatggaggaCTATTTTTCTGAGATGGAGGCATGAAGAGGGTTTGGAAGAAGGTGGGAGTCGGCTGATTAGGGTTGAGAGATAGAGTAggtttgttttaaatttgataaatagaattaaaatatgatattaattaatttagaaataaaatcatacctaattaaatatttaaaactccATAATAACTTAATAATTCTGATAACACAAcccaaatcccgaaatataaatttaatggatttttaaaatttaataaaagtcattaaaatgacttattttggctaaaaataaacctttaaataaatatataactaaatactaaatttttcttgacaaaataccttaaaatattattttaaggccataaaactcataaaatatttttggctaaatattttggtatctcgtccgtccacggtcccgtctacgcgatcaaaacaattaatttccataaatcatgaaaaatcactaattatgggttaaatgcttaaaaataacttaaaacatgcacacataatttcacataattatttaacccataatctaaaattctaaataaataaaatccctaattatgcatgcgaatttacgtattaaaaatattggATGTTAcaatatcaatatcatttccACATGTTTTTGGGCCATGAATTAAGgtggataaaataattaaatgaggCTTCATGGATTCTCAAGGTGGAAAATTGTAAGAAATCAGGGCAATTGTCCAAGTACTATGTGAAGTACTTTTACTTTTAAATGGATTAAAACCATCCGTGGAAAGATCCAACCATATGTTTCtaagataaaattaaaattcttggTGTCGTACATCAAACTTCTTCCATGCTAATGAATCAACTGGATGCCATAGATTTCCATCCACTATCCATTTCTTCGAATGTCACTGCATATTTTCAGTCTTAGATGACATAAATAATCATTATAACCTTGGATTTAATAGAAAATACCTAAAAAAACCTTGGAAAAGAGCTTTTAGTTGAAGGCGTTTCTTTTCCACCTTTCAGTGATTTTATGTTTGCTTATGCAAGTTCTTTCATCTCAAGAGGTTACAAGCTTCTTCTCTCTCATTTTCGCCccaataaatcatgcaatcatttgGACaagcatatattttttttaatgaagtcATAATTTGTATATTAATTGTTTTgtctcataaaaataattaggtACCCATGCTCATGAGACGGAAGTACTCGGTGAAAAAATTCCAGTAATACTATAAAGGACTTATCTCTCCATTTCCCACTAACTTTGAACTGAAATAGAGCAAGTTGGAAAACTCAGTGCATCTAGTATATAGTGGTTGTTTTCCTTCGTCAACCAATCTATAAAAATCTTATACATTATATTCTTTTGCGTATGACTTGCCGATGTGCCAAAGCAACTTTCATTATTCAAAAATGGTTCTTCAGGCATTCCCAAATGCTTCACGTAACAGTTCTTGCACCACCAGTCAATGGTTAGTCTTCTCAGAAATCGACTCCAATGAAGTCTGAAGCCCACTACTCATGTTATTAATAGATTGTCCAATCGAATTTTCTCCATGAAAATCCCTATGCGATAATTTGGTAACATATCATTTATGGTCAAATGTTCGTACAATGTTGCACTATCATGATTTCATGACTTCGGCATTCTTATCAGTATATGAGTAACGTAAAATATGTAGAATTCCAAACCGATATTGAAGATTAGCACAAGTGCAGTCCATCCATGTATTCTACATTATTTGATCCCGcacaattatttttaaaatataaattcttaCATCATACAAATAATTCATTAAgcattaaataatattaaaataacaataATCGAACAATCCAATACTCAGTTTAAGCCACGCCATATTTCAAGAATTCTCCAATATATAAATCTGAATTTTCGGAACTAtccgaaaaaaaatttctgaaaatttaTTCGATACCAAAAATCGTAGAAAATTTAGTACCTACAATCGAAGATacaaaaaatatcaattatttGAGCATTAATCCATCTCACAAGACCGAATAATAATCCAACCAAATAAGCTTACCCACAGCAGTCTATAATTTGCACCAACCACGGCTGAAAAACTCGAGTTTTAACACTTCCTAACACGAAGCACAGTGGTCGGATGTTGGAGATTAAATTTAAGTTTTGGTGTTAaacaaataattatataaaaaatttaaagactGATAGTGTAACTTATCTGGACAAAGTTAGACAACTGAACTGAGTTACTCAACTGGATAGTTCAGTAGAAGCCAAGAATTAGTCCGGAGCCAATTGGATATCTATACAACTGGATTTATCGAAAGATTCTCAACCAAAACTTAGCGGAGTATTTAAAACTGAAGATGACGACTGAACTTAGAACCTTGACCAAACCACCACTGGATGTTTATCTTGATCAGTCAAGGATGCTCGTCTGAAGATTGGACTACTGACATTTATCATAgtatattcaagaaattcagTTATAGTCAACAAAAAATTCCCTAAACTAtcagagtccaaataatttgaATTGCTACCATTCATGGAAAAAGACAAAATAATCTACAGGATTTGTAACCGTGGTAGTGTGAAGAGTTGTACTATATTCAAAGTTTGTCTCAAAGAATTACAATCCAAGCAACGAGAACTATTTGAGAGGCATAGATATATTTGTAAGTAATTATGATCGTTGCAGaacgatgcctataaataggcttaAAGATCAGTTGTTGAAGTCTCTCTCGTACATTCACGTATTCAAAGCTATCTGTGATCAAGCAACCAGTCGAGTTACTAAAAATCTCAAGTATCACACAACTGTAAAAGCTCACTCTTTCAAGTTACTTATTCGATCATTAATGATCATTTTGTGCTAAGTGTTTAAGCACCTCATTTTTGTTTGTAAAATCAGTCGAGGACTGAACTTTGTATTGAGTCTAGGAGTTTCAGTTAAGGCAGTGTTAAGTCCTTGCTGAATTGGGATTGTACAAATGGTTGTATTACTCAAATCTTCTAGTGAAACCATCCaagaggaagaaggggtgacgtatgaTTCTTCATCTCCGAACATCAATAAAAAAACTTTTGTGTTCTTACCATTTTAGTCGAGCCCTTCCATCTGTTGATCAATTAATATTGATAGTCAAGAAATAAACAATCATTTCAGTCGTGATCACGACTGAACCCAGTCATTCAAATTGAAAAAAAGTGCAAGTGTGTATTCACTTCTCCCCTCTACGCGCACTCACTGATCTCAACAAGTGCCTTGAGTATGATGGGTGAACTAAcattctttcttggacttcacgCAATTGGATAATGACGTTTTCATTAGCCAAACCAAATATACTAAAGAAATACTCAAAAAATTTGGCATAGAGAACTGCTCAGCTACTACTACCCCTACGAGCTCAATAGTTAAACTTCACAAAGATGAAGAAGGAATACTAGTTGAGGCAACACTGTATCGAAATCTAATAAGCTGGTTATTATACTTAACTGTTAGTAGACCATATATTGTGTTCTCTGTTTGCTTATCTGCTAGATTTCATGTCAATCCAAAGCAGTCTGAATACTCAGCTACCAAACACATATTGAAGTTTCTTAAAGACACCCAAAATATTGGGCTCGTGTATGCTAAGGACAACTAATTCAATCTAGTTGGATACTCAAACATAGACTATGATGACTGTAAGCTAGATAAGAAGTGCACTAGTGGATCTTGTCAATTTCTAAGAGATCGACTGATCTCATGGTTTTGCAAAAATCAGACATCCATTGCTACTTCCACGACTGAGCTGGTAGAGTACTTAGCTGCTGGGAGTTGTCGTGCTCAACTGCTGtggatacaacaacaactaagAGACTATGAGATTGGGACCAAGGAGTCACCAATATTCTGTGGCAACCGAATTTACGCGATAAAAATTCTGCTTTTACTTTTCTTTTGAATTCGATTGCCTATTAAATTTTTAGATGCTGGTTTTACTTGTCAACTGCAATAGAGTATCTACCGAATCTGCCAAAGTCTAGGGCCTCTGGTTTTTATTCTATTTTCCTAAGTCGATTTTCATACACCACTAAAAGCAAATGGTCTAATAGAATAATTATtccaaaaattttatcaatgtcaaaattaattttccaaCCATTGGATGTTACCAAAAGCCAGTTAAGCGTGACCAAAAGCCAGTCAgcgtcaaaaatatttttccaaccATTGGGCCAATTAAGCGTTAGATAGATATACAACTGTACATGACGGTATAACTTAAACCTAGCTAGGCTCGGCTGACTAGTTCGTACAAGTTACAACCAACCAGGGTTACAGCTCAGGcactaaatatttatataataaaatttatatttttatgagtgtctacataaataataatatgtacaATCCATCTTTGGATCACTAGAAAACATTAGAATAAagacaaaatatttatatatatatatattatcatctCATCTTCCGATGCATAATTCCATATTATGAAATGTGAAAGaataatattattgattattcacaTGTGAGCGTCGTCTTTCAAATTTGATCGCCCACCGGATGACATTTTTTGCTTCTTTTCCGTCGTCCATTATTTGGATGAATCGAGAATTTCTTTTTTGGTTGGTTTTACTTGTAATGAacgattttataaataaaattacaatttttttaaaaaaattattgattatAAAAATACGTGCTTTTTAAAAATAGGTAAAATTCATAAActgaatatatattaaaaaccaaaaaaaaaattcttccaTTCAATAGTAGAAATTAAAGTCAaatcaaacaaaagaaaatgaaatgaaatgaggAATGAAATGAGGGTAGATTATGATTTATTtggatttatttttttcaaaaatattgttCAGGATATGTTATACCTTGTGTAGTttaaaaaatctcataaaatcaGAATTGAATGACGGACCtttgagatatgaactatataaacatgcaacaaggtatttttgattattttttataagtaAACGATGAGTTAGATTTGATTAATAAGCTCATCCTATGGTTATCAAACCAAATAAAcacatcttttttttttgtttgagagttgaagaaagaaaataaaggaaatgagttaattttatttaaaatcaaattttttttgtttgtatttCCTCCAATTCTTTATTTTCCTTCCTTTAAAAATCTCTCAAacaatcaattttttaaaattttctttcttttatttctttttctttcaaatcacgTCTTGAAGCCtaagattataaattttttaatatatactcTATATATTTTCCGGTAATGTCAATGAATTAATTTACAGTAAATGGGTGGGACGTGACTTGAGAAGGTATTTCGTACAACAcattaataatttaatcaaATTCCAAGTCACCCCACATCATTATTTGTGATGATATTTAATGCAattaagtttaaaaaatttattcagaAACTCAGTCAATTAGTTTAAATCATGCAGatgatttatttctttatagGCCATCATCTTTAAGATAAGCTAAACTGGATCCCACCAAAactaaaataatcaattttaccTTACCTAATGTATTATTGATTAGACATCTAACCtttttaaaatccaattttaaatttttattatatatttaacattgaCAAAAACTTTTATGTAATGATCGACATATCTCTAATTCGACattctttataaaaaaaattattattatttataaaaaaaatgttacttTCACAACAAATTTATCAAATCAACTTGTGTCACAAATATAGATTGTTGATACTCTCAAAATAGAATTACCACCTTTAACATAAGAAAACGAAGCTCCATTCAatattaattaagcaatcataTGGTATATAATAATGTTTTTATGTACAATAACTTCATCAAGTCCCACAACCCCAATTTTTCTTCTCTGTTCACAAACATTGGAGCAATGGCTATCAGATATAGTACTTCCCTGTATTCATCTCCAATTCTACCTCTGAAGTATGCTTCAATTAAAGTCTCAGCAAACTGTAGAGTGGCCATGTGTGCGAACACTTCTCAGTTCTCAGTTTCATCTGTCAAAAACAAGGTGATCGATTGgttgaatattatattaattcattttttcaaaaactaattttttttgggatttggttgattttatatatatatataatggtggATGTTTTTGGGTTATTAATTTGATTCGAATTTAGTTTCTATGATCTTTTGTGTTGACAGGTTTTTGAGGATCGATCTGCTGGTGTTGTTTGTTACGAAGATGAAAATGGAGAGATCATATGTGAAGGAGTTGACGAGGGCCCTCGATTTCAACctcaatcaatatcaatatttgataaaaataaatcaaggtACGTACGTTCCAACATTAATTACATCTCATTTTAAATCGATATACAAGAGTTTTATTCATTTAGAATCAATCTAtgtgaattttatatattaatgatGTAATTAAAATCTATGaaaattgatattcaacattTAATTATCTTCTATAGTCTTGATTAATTGAAGCGTTGAGATCTCAAAACTGGCTCTAATAATTAATGAACTTGACTCAATGAGTCATTAATTGTATATATTAACTCTCCCTTGCTGGAGTATTCGATTTGTGGTCGCACGCCATGTAGCTCAATTATTgacaatattaatattattttattttattttattttgtgacaGCAGCAAGAACATTGAGATAATTGACCTATTTCAAAGATGTTGGCTTCAACCAATTGATGAAGATCATGAGCTCAAAAGTGAAGACAAGGGGTTTTCTGTGCAAACGGATTTCAATATTAATGGATTCAACAAACTAGGTTGAgtcattataattatatattaataaataaataataatatttctgATAACATTTACGGATCATGTAAATGTCTAACTATAGTGTTTCACTCAATAATTCATAAGCCCTTTGATTTGACCTCTTTCTTTCCCCAtaatataagtttttttttttttcttcagatGGGTAGAAATTTgttataaatgtgtttataaATTCGACATTTGATCCCAAATTTCAAATCTGGATGAAAATGactataaataaacatacaagatattttttttatggaaaaaaattaaatttatgattgGAATTTGGCATGAACTCGCATGAATTAAATTATTTGCGTTTCAATTCCACTGGATAATTTATAGTTGATGATGTTTCGTTAATATATTTTGATGTTCCCGTAGTAAACATAAAACATCGATCTTTTAATTTGGTTGAATTTAGTTGGGCTAACGAACTTTAATTTACTCGACCTGAGAAAACACACGCAATGTACTTATCAAGCCCAATAGGGCGGCCAGCACTTTCGCAATAGACTAATATTATAGTTGCCAATGAGATACACAGTCcgttatataaatttaatttaataattaataatttgtaaAATATTAGAATTAGTTTGCGTGTACATAACTAAttagtaataaaattaattaatgattttcCATAATTCAAACCATGGCCGGATAAAATTAGCTTACAATATGTTCCCTTCAAAAGTACTACTTTTTTCATTGGTTCATCGAATAGCGGGAACTAACTGACATGTAAGTGGTGTGaatatgaaactgttgggaagTTTTCACATTATCTGTTGCAACAAACATTAGAACAAAGCACACTTACAAAATATAAGTCGAAGTTAGAGTTGAATTCTATCTTCTTCATACAAATTTGCCCTACATGCGCTATTTATGGAGCACGAAAATCGTCTCTCAAGATACAACGAATTTCGTATTTTAGTAGACGTACTCCAAATTACAACACTAGGAGAACTTCAAGATGATTTTGAAACCTTCTTTATGAAGATCGAAATTTGAATTTAGTGGAGTAAAATGTATATTTTCGTGTTTTTGGTTGTGTAAAAAATTCCATTATGAGACGTTGGTCTATTTATACATTTATAAGGGCTGAAAGAGTCTTTTCGCTTTTAGATGTTTCCCTATGCTTAGATTCAATCTGATGGGTCAAATATGGATTATGAGTGTAGATCGCACCTCATTTGGTAACCAAAATCATTGGATCACATTCTTTGATCAGATTCAATATGGTGCGTATATTTTGAATTTGACGATCCATACCGTATCTCTTCAAAATGATCACATCCCTTAGATATATCCCTAGATCCATCACATCTCACAACTACTTTCCTTGATCTAGATCAGTCTAACTCATCTAATCATCATCCAATCTTCTTAACCACATCCACTTTTGATCTTTCACACTCCTTCATTCCCTGAAGATCGCAATCCAATGACTAATAGCTGATGTCATATCAGAGGTTCGAGTGGCCACTCAATTTCTCGCCATATCATCGAATAATTTCCACGTGTATGCTAATTGTATAAAGTATCATGTCACCACAGGGCATGACATCAAACCACCATTTTTGAGTCATATAAGGAAAAGCTCCTCGCAACAACGCATACATGCGAAGTGCAAAGTGCACACTTTACGTATGTGCATCGTGCGCCGGCCTGGTCAGTGCAGTACATCTCCTTCACCATCGGCTGACTTGTCATGACATGGCTTGATTAGATCTAAACACTAAATTAATACGATATACTAGGAAGAtttctatttattatttttttaatgtggGACAAGTTTTCAACCTTTCATTTCATTTAATATACTTGATACCCCATGAGTGAGCCCATCAAGTGCTTGAGCCCAATGAAAGCCCATAACCAAAGACTAATGTCCGAGTCTCATTCTAAGGGGTAGGGCTGCCCCATGAGAGAATTATGGAAGAAGGTGTATGTTGGCTTCCAAGGGGTGAAGGAGAACCCCATCAAGTTGGACCTTAGACATGAGGTCTCTAAGGTAAGTCAAAAGCTTATGACAATTTGGAATGGATATGTGAAAGAGTATATCGAGAGCGTAGAAGAAGGATGTGGAGGAGAGGCTTGCCTAGGGCGGGAACCCCCTAAAGCGGGCGACCCCTAGGGTGGACGAGCTCTAGGGTGGAAAGCTTGGTTTTGTGTCTTAAGTTGTATTTGGAGGGCGAGCTTTAAAGGAGAAGCGCGTGAACTACACGTTCGTGGTCCCCTACAAAGTGTTCATGATCCCCTACTTTGCCTTCTATAAATACGAGTTTGCTCTTTCCATTTTCAATTAATTCACTTTCATTTTTAGGGGCACCCAAGCTCCTATTTCTCTTATTCGTTCACgtatctgacttgagcgtcagaGGGGCTACGCCGGGCTACCCTCCCAGCCCCCTATAACATTATTTGCTTGATTTCAGTTTCATTCTAGACTTAAAGCTTTGGACTTGAGTGGGATCCGGACTATCAAATTTTAGTGAGTATCACTTGgtgccgtctgtgggaaatctGAGTTGAGACGTAGAGATGGTTGGAAGGAGAGAGAGTAGAAGAGCTCACACCACCTCATCTCACCTAGGGCTGAGGATGGGGGAACCTCCCCCTAGGAATACGGTGGGGAGTATTACCTTGGAAGAGTTGGGTCAATTTATCACTAAGGTTGTGGGAGAGGCCTTGAAGAAAAATTAGAAAGCCTCGCAAGGCCAAGGTCATGAGCAAGAGAAAGAGCAAGAACAAGAACAAGAACAAGTTCCAAGTAAGGATGAAATGGGTCAGCAGAGTCAGGTAGGGGGAACCCTACCCCCTCTGGGCATGGATGATCTAGAGAAGGAGGAAATGTGGAAGGAGATAAGGATGTTGAGAAAAACAACTCGGGGGCAAGGGTTCAACTCTTAAGAAAGAAAGTCCATTTTCCCTTGAGATTTTGGAGGAAGAACTTCCAGCTAGTTTCAAGAAGCCAAACGTTGGAGAATATGATGGAAGTAAGGACCCGAAGGAACATATGGGGATATTCGAGAACGCTGCCTTATTGCACCAATACTCCGACAGTATAAAGTATCGAGTTGGTAAAGTCCGCCCAGAAATGGTTCAACATGTTGAAGCCTGGGTCCATAAGGTATTTTGAGGATTTCCGTGTGGTCTTTATGCATCAGTTTGCTAGTAGCAAGAAGTACCAAAAGAACTACTTGAGTTTATTTGTGATGAAGCAACATGATCAGGAACTTTGAGGGAGTTTATCCAACTCTTTAATGGTGCAGCTTTGGAAGTACCAACTGCTAATCCTGATATACTGATCAGCGTCTTGACCCAAGGGTTGAAATGAGGTGAATTCTTCAAGTCTCTAGTTAAGAAGCCTCCACCAAGTTACTATGATCTTTTGGCACGAGTGGAGAAGTATGTGAATTTAGAGGATGCTCAAAGATACATGAGGAATGAACATAGGCCAGGGGGTAGTACCATGTAAGGGGCGGATAAAAGAGGCAGAAAACGAGGGGTGGGAGAAAAAAAGGATGATCGAGCTCGATGTAAAAGGCATTTTTCACCTTATGTCCCCTTGGCTCCAAATAGGGACAAGGTGATGGGGGTAGATGAAGGAAGAAGGAGGCAAGGAAGTTTGCATAGGGTCGATCAAGAACCTAAGTTCCTTCCACCTACGAGAAGGGAAAGAACTACCCCAAGAGGCAATCAGGAGTTTTGTTCACCTCCGCGGTGAGGTCGGGGTCCTCCTTGGATAAATCCAAGAACGGAGGAGCCGAGAAGACAGATGGAGGGTCAGGGTCCTCCTCAAGGGCTTGACCAAAGATAAAAGAGGGTGGATGAGGCTAATATCACTACGAGAGGTAtgattcatattattttgtgaGGCACCACCGACGGTGATTCCGGACTGTTGCGTAAAGCATATGGAAGGAGGATGGAGAACTTTGAAATATTTAAAGATTTGAATTTACCTCAAGATCCCATCATCAGTTTTGGACCCAAAGAACTTCGTGGTGTTGCGGCTCTACATAATGATGCTTTGGTGGTCACGGTCACAATCACAACTTATGATGTGGCAAGGATATTTGTTGACAGTGGAGTTCAGTGAATGTGTTGTTCAAAGGGACATTGGATCAAATGAAAATAGAAGGTTTTGAATTGGAGCCTATTTCAACGTCATTGTATGGATTCACGGGCCATGCTATTCGACCGTTGGGCCAGATTTTCCTCCCAGTATCCATGGGAAATGATCCTATACTGGTCACCAAGATGGTGAACTTCACGGTGGTAGATGCTCCTTCCTCATACAATGGGATTTTGGGTCGTCCAtgaattaaggattttagagctgtGGCTTCCACGTATCATCAAAAACTTAAGTTTCCTGTAGGAAGAGAGGTCAGAATGTTGCTTGGGGATCAGAGAGTGGCACACCGATGTTATGAGGGAGTGGTGCGCGAAGAAGGAAAAAATACACGGGTGGAAGTTAGCATGATACGGGGGGTGAGGATATGTTAACAGTGGCTAAGAGAGAGGTTCAAACACTGGAGGAGGAGGAACTTGAAGTAGTGGAACTGGGGGCTAGCGATGATAAGCTTAAGATTGCTGCTGATTTGGAAACGGAGGTCAAGAAAAAGCTCGTTATTTTCCTAAAGGCTAATCTTGATGTATTCGCTTGGTCAGTTAAAGAGCTTAGAGGTATAAAACCAGCGGTTATGGAGCATAAGTTAAATCTCTTGTCCGGAGTT
Proteins encoded:
- the LOC140885362 gene encoding uncharacterized protein isoform X2; this encodes MVYNNVFMYNNFIKSHNPNFSSLFTNIGAMAIRYSTSLYSSPILPLKYASIKVSANCRVAMCANTSQFSVSSVKNKVFEDRSAGVVCYEDENGEIICEGVDEGPRFQPQSISIFDKNKSSKNIEIIDLFQRCWLQPIDEDHELKSEDKGFSVQTDFNINGFNKLG
- the LOC140885362 gene encoding uncharacterized protein isoform X1, with protein sequence MVYNNVFMYNNFIKSHNPNFSSLFTNIGAMAIRYSTSLYSSPILPLKYASIKVSANCRVAMCANTSQFSVSSVKNKVFEDRSAGVVCYEDENGEIICEGVDEGPRFQPQSISIFDKNKSSSKNIEIIDLFQRCWLQPIDEDHELKSEDKGFSVQTDFNINGFNKLG